The following proteins come from a genomic window of Calditrichota bacterium:
- a CDS encoding DUF3536 domain-containing protein, with protein sequence MGASGSPRRCVVIHGHFYQPPRENPWRGVVERQGSAAPYHDWNERITAECYLPNSTSRILDRAGRIAELVNNYSLISFNFGPTLLNYLERAAPDVYAAILEGDRLSCERLNGHGNALAQAYNHIILPLAPKRDKRTQVRWGIADFRRRFGRDPEGLWLPETAVDTATLEVLAAEGIRFTILAPHQAGRVRSPAAPEWRDASERKIDTRQTYTVILPSGREMALVFYRGDLARAVAFEGLLKDGAAFANALLSGFDDRTDPQLVHFATDGESYGHHHKFGDMALAFALKYIERETDAAVVNYGWYLDRYPLQSEVEIVERTAWSCSHGISRWQEHCGCATGEHPGWHQQWRTPLRTALDGLRDRLANIYEEEAGALLTDPWAARDDYIALLKDGSRLSWASFLERWQRRSLTGHELDALEQLLEMQHQALLMFTSCGWFFDDIAGLETVQDLQYACRALELGQERLLRQGFGVEAVRLETDFLTTLSGAAGNRSNWQGGKVVFDRIVRPRALSKLLQELCDLDESGWEALYPADSSLPPDPMSHARIAYERLTVAMDKALNRLALLLGESVPTTEHLATTLRAVGHCRAIPLPVNLYRLETAVWQLGQRHLPEQRAYAGSGDPASREWCCLYEALAGSLQIVVVQ encoded by the coding sequence TTGGGCGCTTCCGGCTCTCCTCGCAGATGCGTCGTCATTCATGGCCATTTCTACCAGCCGCCGCGCGAGAATCCGTGGCGGGGCGTCGTCGAACGTCAAGGCTCGGCGGCGCCTTACCACGACTGGAACGAGCGCATCACTGCCGAGTGCTACCTCCCGAACAGCACTTCGCGGATCCTCGACCGCGCCGGACGGATCGCCGAACTGGTCAATAACTATTCCCTGATTTCGTTCAACTTCGGCCCGACCCTCCTTAACTATCTTGAACGTGCCGCGCCGGACGTCTATGCAGCCATCCTCGAAGGCGACCGCCTCTCTTGCGAGCGGCTGAACGGGCATGGCAACGCTTTGGCTCAAGCCTACAACCACATCATCCTGCCGCTCGCCCCCAAGCGCGACAAGCGGACGCAGGTGCGGTGGGGGATCGCCGATTTCCGGCGCCGCTTCGGGCGCGATCCCGAAGGCCTTTGGCTCCCGGAGACTGCCGTTGACACCGCCACCCTCGAAGTCCTCGCCGCTGAAGGCATCCGGTTTACCATTCTGGCACCGCATCAGGCCGGTCGGGTGCGCAGCCCCGCGGCTCCCGAATGGCGGGACGCTTCCGAGAGGAAGATCGACACCCGACAAACCTACACGGTGATCCTGCCGTCCGGTAGAGAAATGGCGCTCGTCTTCTATCGTGGAGACCTTGCGCGCGCCGTCGCTTTCGAAGGCCTCCTGAAGGATGGGGCGGCATTCGCGAATGCCCTTCTATCCGGGTTCGACGACCGGACGGATCCGCAACTTGTGCACTTCGCCACCGATGGCGAATCCTACGGGCATCATCACAAGTTCGGCGATATGGCTCTGGCTTTTGCGCTGAAGTATATCGAGCGCGAGACCGACGCGGCGGTCGTCAACTACGGCTGGTATCTGGACCGCTATCCACTGCAAAGCGAGGTCGAAATCGTCGAACGCACGGCGTGGTCCTGTTCGCACGGGATCTCCCGCTGGCAGGAACATTGCGGCTGCGCGACAGGCGAACATCCGGGCTGGCATCAGCAGTGGCGGACGCCGCTCCGAACCGCACTCGACGGCTTGCGGGATCGCCTTGCCAATATCTATGAGGAAGAAGCCGGAGCGCTGCTCACCGATCCTTGGGCGGCACGGGATGACTACATCGCGCTGCTTAAAGATGGATCCCGGCTAAGTTGGGCATCGTTCCTTGAGCGTTGGCAGCGACGTTCGCTGACTGGTCACGAACTTGATGCACTTGAGCAACTACTTGAAATGCAGCATCAGGCGCTCCTGATGTTCACTTCGTGCGGCTGGTTCTTCGACGACATCGCCGGATTGGAAACGGTGCAAGACCTTCAATATGCCTGCCGGGCGCTCGAATTGGGACAGGAGCGTTTGCTTCGTCAAGGGTTTGGCGTTGAAGCCGTCCGTCTCGAAACCGACTTCCTCACAACACTATCTGGGGCTGCCGGTAACCGGAGCAACTGGCAGGGCGGCAAAGTTGTCTTCGACCGGATCGTCCGGCCCCGGGCGCTGTCGAAGTTGCTGCAGGAACTATGCGACCTCGATGAATCCGGATGGGAAGCGCTCTACCCCGCAGACTCGAGCCTTCCCCCCGACCCGATGAGCCACGCCCGGATCGCCTACGAACGTCTGACCGTCGCAATGGATAAGGCACTCAACCGACTGGCGCTGCTTTTGGGGGAATCGGTTCCCACCACAGAACACCTCGCCACCACGCTCCGCGCGGTCGGGCATTGCCGCGCGATCCCGCTTCCGGTGAACCTCTACCGCCTCGAAACCGCCGTCTGGCAGTTGGGTCAGCGGCACCTGCCGGAGCAACGTGCCTACGCCGGGAGCGGCGACCCGGCATCCCGCGAGTGGTGCTGCCTCTATGAAGCGCTCGCCGGGTCGTTACAGATCGTGGTGGTGCAGTAA
- a CDS encoding TAXI family TRAP transporter solute-binding subunit, translating into MQMRLRRLFPLGWLSASLLLSCSSGSRTEFVTIGTGGMTGVYYPVGGAIAKLLNDRVDQFGLKATVQSTGGSVFNINALMSGDLEFGIAQSDLQYQAVKGTGEWDGKPHTGLRSLFSLHSEIVTLIASDPSGIWKPVDMKGKRVAIGPPGSGMRRNAIDALAIAGLSLSDIKAEDLQPVECAGMLQDGRIDAYFYTVGHPNGSIKEAVAGTTPVHFVPFDDVGTLYQDKPYYTPAVIDIAPYPGVTNKEPVPSFGVKATMVTSAKVTDNAATGLVKVVFDNFEDFRALHPALGGLEMNRMLEGLTAQLHPAAEKFYRERGLLQ; encoded by the coding sequence ATGCAAATGCGCCTCCGGCGGTTGTTCCCGCTCGGCTGGTTATCGGCCAGCCTTCTCTTATCCTGTTCTTCCGGCTCCCGGACGGAGTTCGTCACCATCGGCACGGGCGGGATGACGGGCGTCTATTATCCGGTCGGCGGCGCGATTGCCAAACTGCTGAACGATCGTGTCGATCAGTTCGGCCTCAAGGCGACGGTCCAGTCCACCGGCGGATCGGTCTTCAACATCAACGCCCTCATGTCGGGCGACCTCGAGTTTGGCATCGCCCAGTCCGATCTCCAGTATCAGGCAGTAAAGGGCACCGGCGAATGGGATGGCAAGCCGCATACGGGTCTGCGCAGCCTGTTCAGTTTGCACAGCGAGATCGTTACGTTGATCGCCTCCGATCCATCGGGCATTTGGAAGCCGGTCGATATGAAAGGCAAGCGGGTTGCCATCGGACCGCCCGGATCGGGGATGCGCCGCAACGCCATCGACGCCCTCGCGATTGCCGGGCTCTCCCTGTCCGACATCAAAGCCGAAGACCTCCAGCCGGTCGAGTGCGCCGGGATGCTGCAGGATGGCCGGATCGACGCCTACTTCTACACCGTCGGGCATCCCAATGGCTCGATCAAGGAAGCCGTAGCCGGGACGACGCCGGTGCACTTCGTCCCCTTCGACGACGTCGGAACGCTCTATCAGGACAAGCCTTATTACACCCCTGCCGTGATCGACATCGCCCCCTATCCCGGGGTTACCAATAAGGAGCCGGTGCCCAGTTTCGGGGTCAAAGCGACGATGGTCACCTCGGCGAAGGTTACGGATAACGCCGCCACCGGGCTGGTGAAGGTCGTATTCGACAACTTCGAAGACTTCCGGGCGCTGCATCCTGCGCTCGGAGGACTTGAGATGAACCGTATGCTCGAGGGGCTGACGGCTCAGCTTCACCCGGCGGCAGAGAAGTTCTATCGCGAGCGCGGGCTGCTGCAATAG
- a CDS encoding TRAP transporter permease, with protein MLRRAEQAVADEVSGPRHFSGWQLYLVLAIATSWSLFQLATGKVLVLNSSVVRSVHLAFALALAFVSFPLIRRPSSAGFLTRLAPRDRFHPLDLILAAVAAFAALYVVLDYDGLAARIGHPLPRDRVVGIALMLLLLEGGRRVLGLPLPTIATVMSSLAFLGPYLPSAIAFRGVSLDRFLGQITLSNEGIFGIPLGVSANIVFLFVLFGAMLERAGGGAWFIQLATSLLGAFRGGPAKACVVASGLVGMVSGSSVANAVTAGTLTIPLMKSIGYPPRKAGAIETASSVWGQLMPPIMGAAAFIMAEYLNVPYLTVVKSAIIPAILVYAAMFFIVHVEACKLGLKGIPRIELPKFFPTLTSGLHYLIPIGVLVYKLVVLRHTPESSAFLAISTLAVLIVVQELLRAVRKGAGRNAALRNGIALIGSSLAGGARNMTGVAIATASAGIIIGVMTMGPGGMVNEAVERLSGGSIMLLLLITMLASLVLGMGLPTTANYIVMASLTAPIIVSVGSNLGLEVPLIAAHMFVFYFGICADITPPVALAAFASAGIARSDPLKTGFQAFWYALPTFVLPFMFIFNHDLLLVGVDHWWEAVVVAGTGMIAAISLASILQGWLLTRLKWYEGAMLAISVVLLYRPYLTSNVLGLGSKWGAYGIAILLWGGVWFMQRVRRTGPKAT; from the coding sequence ATGCTGCGGCGAGCCGAGCAAGCCGTTGCCGACGAGGTCTCGGGGCCGCGCCATTTTTCCGGCTGGCAACTCTACCTTGTTCTGGCGATAGCCACCTCGTGGTCGCTCTTTCAACTCGCCACCGGCAAGGTCCTGGTGCTCAATTCGTCGGTCGTCCGTTCGGTGCATCTCGCCTTCGCGCTCGCACTCGCCTTTGTCTCATTCCCGCTGATTCGTCGTCCCTCTTCGGCCGGATTCCTCACCCGGCTGGCTCCGCGCGACCGGTTCCATCCGCTCGATTTAATTCTCGCGGCCGTAGCCGCCTTTGCTGCGCTCTACGTGGTGCTCGACTACGACGGCTTGGCGGCGCGCATCGGGCATCCGTTACCGCGCGACCGTGTCGTCGGCATTGCGCTGATGCTGCTGCTGCTCGAAGGCGGACGCCGGGTGCTCGGGCTTCCTCTTCCGACCATTGCGACGGTGATGTCGTCGCTCGCCTTTCTGGGGCCTTATCTGCCATCCGCGATCGCCTTTCGGGGGGTTTCGCTCGACCGCTTCCTCGGTCAGATAACACTCTCCAATGAGGGTATTTTCGGCATCCCGCTCGGGGTTTCGGCGAACATCGTCTTCCTTTTCGTCCTCTTCGGAGCGATGCTCGAACGGGCCGGCGGCGGGGCCTGGTTCATCCAACTGGCGACCTCGCTCCTGGGCGCCTTTCGGGGCGGTCCGGCCAAGGCTTGCGTAGTGGCGTCGGGGCTGGTCGGTATGGTGTCAGGCTCGTCAGTCGCCAATGCCGTCACTGCCGGGACGCTGACCATCCCGCTGATGAAGTCGATCGGCTATCCGCCGCGCAAAGCGGGAGCCATCGAGACCGCCTCCTCAGTCTGGGGTCAGTTGATGCCTCCGATCATGGGCGCGGCGGCGTTTATCATGGCCGAATACCTGAACGTTCCTTATCTGACTGTCGTCAAGTCGGCTATTATCCCGGCGATCCTCGTCTATGCTGCGATGTTTTTCATCGTTCACGTGGAGGCCTGCAAGTTAGGGCTGAAAGGCATCCCTCGCATTGAACTGCCGAAGTTCTTCCCGACGCTGACCAGTGGTTTGCATTACCTGATTCCCATCGGGGTGCTGGTCTATAAACTGGTCGTCCTACGGCATACGCCCGAGTCGTCGGCATTCCTCGCCATAAGCACACTTGCCGTCCTGATCGTCGTTCAGGAGTTGCTTCGTGCAGTTCGGAAGGGCGCCGGCCGGAATGCCGCGCTCCGCAATGGAATCGCACTAATCGGCTCGAGTTTGGCCGGGGGCGCCCGGAATATGACCGGCGTCGCCATCGCGACGGCTTCCGCCGGGATCATCATTGGCGTGATGACGATGGGGCCGGGCGGGATGGTGAATGAGGCGGTCGAGCGACTATCAGGCGGCAGCATCATGCTGCTGCTGCTCATCACAATGCTCGCCAGTCTGGTGCTCGGTATGGGACTCCCGACGACGGCCAACTATATTGTAATGGCCAGTCTGACCGCGCCGATCATTGTCAGCGTCGGCTCGAACCTCGGCCTTGAGGTGCCGCTTATAGCAGCGCACATGTTCGTATTCTATTTTGGCATCTGCGCCGACATCACGCCGCCAGTGGCGCTGGCTGCCTTTGCATCGGCCGGGATCGCCCGCTCAGATCCTTTGAAGACCGGCTTTCAGGCGTTCTGGTATGCCTTGCCGACTTTCGTCCTGCCATTTATGTTCATCTTCAACCACGACCTCTTGCTGGTGGGGGTCGATCACTGGTGGGAAGCAGTCGTAGTAGCCGGAACCGGAATGATAGCGGCAATCTCACTTGCCTCAATTTTACAGGGTTGGCTGCTGACCCGCCTGAAGTGGTATGAAGGGGCGATGCTTGCAATTTCCGTAGTTCTCCTCTACCGGCCTTATCTCACCAGCAATGTGCTCGGGCTTGGATCGAAGTGGGGGGCTTATGGTATCGCGATTCTGCTCTGGGGAGGGGTCTGGTTCATGCAGAGGGTGCGCAGAACGGGTCCAAAGGCGACCTGA
- a CDS encoding porin, with translation MRQLLTIIGLLLMAATAMAEITIDWWGLAAFRVRSEETREYTTIAFPGAPGELLKTIQDGTTRTGYQLGLRLGVREDLAIGLTFRSGLYGRAQVMLQDITSREGLLPAIQEAYIDWNVEFARVQMGRIPQAGTALWDLYAATAQTDFRMDDPRDGVFNDRMAALNGVRLGVPVGAFDIRGVYHTDYTTGFQRTEQGATVRTVRSPDQYIFLFGFDWDGSRMPLPGTFSAVTRDLKISFDYGFPSRAAVGSDLNSRSAPEREWPDFVYADESLWGASVRKSVAMVTVAAGYAHTRRDSVYEADFKDLTLTADIYGVKPTVRYQEGLQTHEAGIYRGNEVKRTAWHFLAAYDFKGVEIQPRMILFRTDIAGFRERIQTRVELTTSVRF, from the coding sequence ATGCGACAACTGTTGACCATCATCGGGCTGCTACTGATGGCCGCGACTGCAATGGCGGAAATCACCATCGACTGGTGGGGATTGGCCGCGTTTCGGGTGCGTTCGGAGGAGACCCGCGAATACACCACTATCGCCTTCCCCGGTGCGCCGGGGGAACTGCTGAAGACGATACAGGACGGCACCACCCGCACCGGCTACCAGTTGGGGCTTCGCCTTGGAGTGCGCGAAGACCTCGCCATCGGCCTCACCTTTCGCAGCGGACTTTATGGTCGGGCGCAAGTAATGCTGCAGGACATTACCAGCCGGGAGGGTCTCCTTCCTGCGATTCAAGAAGCCTACATCGACTGGAACGTTGAATTTGCGCGGGTTCAAATGGGGCGCATTCCGCAAGCCGGGACAGCGCTCTGGGACCTCTATGCTGCGACCGCTCAGACCGACTTCCGGATGGACGATCCGCGCGACGGCGTCTTCAACGACCGGATGGCGGCGCTGAACGGCGTCCGGCTTGGGGTACCAGTCGGGGCCTTCGATATCCGCGGAGTCTATCATACCGACTATACCACCGGTTTTCAGCGCACTGAGCAAGGCGCTACCGTGCGCACTGTTCGCAGCCCGGACCAGTATATTTTCCTGTTCGGCTTCGATTGGGATGGCAGCCGGATGCCGTTGCCGGGAACATTCTCGGCTGTTACCCGGGATCTGAAGATCAGTTTTGACTACGGTTTTCCGAGTCGGGCTGCAGTGGGCAGCGACCTCAACTCGCGAAGCGCACCGGAACGGGAATGGCCCGACTTCGTTTATGCCGATGAGTCGCTCTGGGGAGCATCGGTGCGCAAGAGCGTCGCCATGGTGACTGTAGCAGCCGGCTATGCCCATACCCGGCGGGACAGCGTCTATGAAGCCGACTTCAAGGATTTGACCCTGACCGCCGACATCTACGGCGTCAAGCCGACGGTGCGTTACCAGGAGGGTTTGCAGACCCACGAAGCGGGAATTTATAGAGGTAACGAAGTGAAGCGGACGGCGTGGCATTTCCTTGCCGCCTACGATTTCAAGGGCGTCGAGATCCAGCCCCGGATGATTCTCTTCCGCACCGACATCGCCGGCTTCCGCGAGCGGATACAGACCCGGGTTGAGTTAACGACCTCGGTGAGGTTTTAG